In Crinalium epipsammum PCC 9333, the genomic window GCTTACGCACCTGAAAAAGTCATTGAACAACTCGAATCAGATGCAGAGCGATTTGTCAACAATCCTGAGAAAGTTCGTTACGATGCTGAGACTCAAACGCTCTACTGTAGCAAGATTTTTAAATGGTATCGCCAGGACTTTCTCAAAGTCGCTGATTCAATTCCAGACTATATTCGTTCTTATCTCAAACCCAATGCACCCTTAAGCGCCTCGACTTCTATTGCTTATCTTGACTACGACTGGAGCCTAAATCAACGAATATCTTCATAAAAGCGTTTCAAGTAACTTGTAGAAACCCCAATTCCCCATAGACAACCAACATATAAATAGATGGCTGTTGCTTTCCAACTTCCCCAACGGGCAACCCGACGATCCGAACTTTGAACAATGCGGTTTACTTGACGAATTTTCCCTTTTTTAACTAAGCGCAGGCATAAATCCCCATCTTCCATAATCGGTAAAGCTTCATCAAAACCACCGCAGTCCCAAAAATCTGCGCGACGACAAAACATTACTTGATCCCCAAACAAGAGGCGCAATCCTTTAAAAAAGAGATGGGGTCTAAATAGCAGAGGTGCATAGTAAGTTTTGAGGTAGTTGTGTAGCGAGATGCCCCAACGGGTAGTTTGTTGTCCTGACATCAGCGAGATAAATCCTCCACAGGCAACGGTGGAGTCTGCCAAGGTTTGCTCAATCACGGCGATTAAGTCATCTGGTACGCAAGTGTCAGCATGAAGAAAACAAAGAATGTCGCCACTAGCGGATTTCGCACCGTG contains:
- a CDS encoding TIGR04283 family arsenosugar biosynthesis glycosyltransferase gives rise to the protein MYSVSIIIPTLNEASSLKRTLRQLSVLEPSALEVLVVDGGSTDETVAIAQSYGVQVLSCDRSGRSVQMNHGAKSASGDILCFLHADTCVPDDLIAVIEQTLADSTVACGGFISLMSGQQTTRWGISLHNYLKTYYAPLLFRPHLFFKGLRLLFGDQVMFCRRADFWDCGGFDEALPIMEDGDLCLRLVKKGKIRQVNRIVQSSDRRVARWGSWKATAIYLYVGCLWGIGVSTSYLKRFYEDIR